The segment attataataaaaattgctGAATCTGAAGGTGTCAAACAAGATGCTGATTAAAGAATGCATTTGAAATCGGTAAGAGGTTCTTCCCATTCCACTTGTTCCTCCGCGGCACAGTATCTTTTGTATTTAAGGCTTTTTTATGTGTGTTAGGTCCAGGTGCGACGGATCGGAAGAGGTGGAAGAGTTTCAAAACCAGACGAAAGGTAACTCTGCTAATATGTATTCTTAGAAAACATTGAATCGTTTGCATGAAGTGCTATTGTTCAATAAACATTAGTATCTAAAGAGTTTATTTGTACATCAACAACTGAAAAGATGTAGTATGACCCCAACAGGAATAGTGAGGCAACCTTTTCGACCTTAAAAATGTATAAGTGAAGAAATTGGGACCATTGAGTTCTCTATGTCATTGAGCTCAATATATAGTAAGCTTGATGTAGATTTAGAGGAGACTCACTTATATTGACTAGAGAGAAGACAAGGTTAGCCAAAATAGAGGACATACCACCTCACTAACACCACTAAAAAGTAAAGGTATCTTTCCAAATCTGTAGAGATCTTGCTCCAAACCCCTTTAACTAAGTGACTGCTACCCTTTATATTCACCAGTAAAGTCTCTTACAATATTACCAAGAAAAGAAGCTTGCTTTACTGTTTTCTTTTAACTATCAATCTATAGTGACACCATTTCTAACACTAATAAAGGCTTCAGAAAAAGtgcataaatattattattactagaAGTAACCATGTCAATAAATCTGAATCACATCAAAAGACCAAGTAGAACAAGAGATGAATGGGAAGCAAAGAGTAGAGAAGTCTGAAGATGGTGGAGAAAAGAATGGTGAAAATGCAATATTCAAGTGGACTACTCATAAGAAGTCGAAATACGTACCCTTTTGTGTTCTTCGTCTGACTCTAGAGGTCAGAGTTCCAATTGAAATAGAGAAAACTGACAAGGATAATGTGAGACCTAAGTTGAGGTTGGTCTCATCTTCTAATGTCTCTGTGTTTTAGATGTTCCACTCAAACTCTAGATTCTATGATCTTCTCCTGATCTTCGTACTAATATCTTAAGCCTCCTTAATCTTCAAACCTTCAAGGATTTCAAGCCTTCATAACTGAAACCCATAGTTACAGGCCCATACGTGGTACAAACCAAACACTAAAATTGGTATAGAAATCGAatcagaaatatattttttttgtaatcagaAATATACATCCAGTAACATTATACTTTCatgaaaaatggaaaaatacaaaaacatcaagagagaaaaaaactcAACCACTAAAGCCATTACCTCTCCATGGTACgatataaaccaaaccaaaaccagaAACCAACCAAACCGGAAATCAAAGATCAGCAAAACCAAACACTTTCCAGTTTCCACAGCTAACGTTATTCACTGTACAAATCTAACAAAGCTTTACTCAGCCTTCACAAAACCATCACTCTTTTGAAGTCGAATCCGTCTGAGACACCCCACTACCCTGACGATCTGAGTAAGGTCTAACAAACGATCTCCTCCACCAAACCTCAAAAGCTCTCTGCAGATTCGGACAACCATCTCCACCATTCAAGAAGCTCCCAAGCCAAGACATCAAAATCCTCTGCTGATCTTCCAGCGGCAACGTCAGTATCGTCCTCCCTATCCCTTCCTCCACAAGCTTCCCATCGAACGATCTGCAACCGTGCTGCAGCCAGTTATAGTCCTTGAACAAAGGCTGCAGCCACGTGGTCAACAGCAAAAGCCTAGTGTCTTTCGAAGGCAGCAGCTCTCCTCTCCCTATCCCTACGAAGAGCCTAGACGTCACACGGCTTATATGGTAACGAGACACCAAAGGAACCTTCTCGTGTAACAAAGCGAGCTCCTTTTGGTTAGCCCACGTGACTGAAAACTCCTCTGCTGCTTGTCTTTCCGCCAACACATCAAGCAGCCACGTGAGGTTATCAGCTTCCACACCTATCTGTTTAGCATCACTCTCGTCTTGTCTGAACAGAGACAAGACCGAGTCTAAGCAGCTCTGGCAAGAGGAGTAGATCGTCTCGTTGAAATTCTCAGCTACATTGTTCCCGTTCTGCTCCCTGAGAAGCTTCAGAACAATAGACTTCATCTCGCGACGGCTCTTCTCCTCTTTGCTTCTCAACACAAGCTCGATGATGCGTGAGAGCGTCTCTTTAGGCGGATCCACAGAAGAGGAAGCAACTCTTTTTAACACAGGAGTAGTAACAACACTAACACCTTCTGTCTTTAATCGAAGTATCGAAGAGATCActttctcctcttcctcttcaccaACCCAAGGCACAGCTTCTAAATAATCCAAACAAGACTGAACACAAGAACCAAAACCAAGAAGCTCCGCAACGTTAAGGACACGGAGGACTCTGCTCACGTTCTGTTTCATAAGCCTTTGCTTCATGTCTTTACAGTACATGAGCCCAACGGTCTCGACGTAGATCTCAGCGTCTTCGCAGCTCTCGATCTCAAGACAGGCGAAAACAGAGTCTTTATCGGAGAGTTTCTTAGCGAAGAAGCTGCTGTGATCAACAAGGACCTTCTTGTGAACACTCAGCTTCACGCAGAAGCCTTGCTTCCCCACCAGAATCACTTTAGCGTCGCTGCTCCCTGGCTCGCCGAACTCGATGGCCACTTTCCTCGGTAAAGTCTCGACCTTTTGCCTCTCTGGACGCTCTTGGACCGTCACCGGGACGGCGATGCTGTGATGGGTGGTCTCTTCTGAGTTGctctgttgttgttgctgctcgTCTGAAGCGATGACGGATCTAATAGTCGTGGAGGAGGgtctcttctccttctccttctccttctcggCGGGCTTCTTCTCGGTCGGAGAGTGTTTGGGTTTGTGGAGAGAGTGGTGAGATTTGAGAGTCTTTTGGAAAGCTACGGGAGAAGGGCAACACCAGAAGCCTTCAGGAGTTACAGCTACTGGTACACTCCTGATCTTGGTTTGTCCTTGCTGCTCTGCTTTTGTTATCTTCTTGATCTCAGCCATTgttgagtgagagagagaggaaaggtTTAAGCTTTCACACCATTAACAAGAAAGGGACCCAGAAGGATACAATCTAAGAAACAGAGTCAATTGCAGAGATTGGGGTTAAGTAAGAACTATAAACCCTAGAGATTAGAACAAGCAGCTGTGTAGTAGAGATTGAATGATTTGAAGGTAATAATGGTGTTTGAAGAATGAAAAAGAAGGAAGCTTTAATCTGTAAACAATGGAATTTCAAAAAGAAGAGAGTAAAGCCAAGAAAGGACGAGAAAGAGATGCATCAAATGGGTTGTCTCTCCAACTCGATTCCTTTATCTTCACTTTACTTTTGTCTCCTcactccctctctctctctctctctctctctctctctctctctctctctctctctctcttatcgcATGATTTTGTTGATTACATGTGTTTGTGGGCCTTCCACCAAAAatattctctctctttctctctctaaaaacaGTTTTCTATTGTGACCACACAGCCACGCCAtcttctctctcactctctctacATCGTTATTGctgtttaaaattttgattaaaagaggaggataataataatcaaaatttaaagtaAAAGTTGTTGTGTGTTTTGCTCATGTTCATGTGGGACAGATACAGTCCTCTTTATTTGTTAATCTTGATTCTCGATGATGCTTACAAAACAAACCATCACTTTCTTGAAGATTATGCCATTGCACATGCTATCATGTACTATTAAATTGGTTTATGGTTAACAAGGTTCATTAATTACTGTAACCTTATAGGTTATAgctgttttctttcttttttgttttgccAAAGGCTATTATAGCGTAAAaccttgttttctttttaatcgaagaatataaaatattccaTATTTGGATTGTGAGCTCCATAAATTTAGGGGGTTAGTTGAGTAGTTAGTTTATTTTGCATAGTTTATTCGCATACTATGCCATAGAGTATCGGCTTGCCTTTATAGTTGAACAAGAACTACTGGGAGTTcgctatcatttaaatttagaaTTAGATCTTATTATTATACTGTGTGGCTGCTAGTGCGATGTATAATGTCCACCAACCAATATTTTAACACTGtataatttactttttatttatttta is part of the Brassica rapa cultivar Chiifu-401-42 chromosome A09, CAAS_Brap_v3.01, whole genome shotgun sequence genome and harbors:
- the LOC103840993 gene encoding BTB/POZ domain-containing protein At3g50780 — its product is MAEIKKITKAEQQGQTKIRSVPVAVTPEGFWCCPSPVAFQKTLKSHHSLHKPKHSPTEKKPAEKEKEKEKRPSSTTIRSVIASDEQQQQQSNSEETTHHSIAVPVTVQERPERQKVETLPRKVAIEFGEPGSSDAKVILVGKQGFCVKLSVHKKVLVDHSSFFAKKLSDKDSVFACLEIESCEDAEIYVETVGLMYCKDMKQRLMKQNVSRVLRVLNVAELLGFGSCVQSCLDYLEAVPWVGEEEEEKVISSILRLKTEGVSVVTTPVLKRVASSSVDPPKETLSRIIELVLRSKEEKSRREMKSIVLKLLREQNGNNVAENFNETIYSSCQSCLDSVLSLFRQDESDAKQIGVEADNLTWLLDVLAERQAAEEFSVTWANQKELALLHEKVPLVSRYHISRVTSRLFVGIGRGELLPSKDTRLLLLTTWLQPLFKDYNWLQHGCRSFDGKLVEEGIGRTILTLPLEDQQRILMSWLGSFLNGGDGCPNLQRAFEVWWRRSFVRPYSDRQGSGVSQTDSTSKE